CTGGATTTTGATTTCCAGGCGGCTGCCCTTCCAAGGCCTAGGactgaggcagagctgcctttccCCACAACCATGATTTTTTAGGAAAATACtcctttaattttaatttattctcttATCAGACCCATCTTTGATTCCCAGACACTGTTTTGAGGTGTTTTTCACTGctggagaacaaaaaaaaactcagTGGGATAAGCAGGAATTTTCTGGTGAAAAATGGGTTAACTCAAAACCCAGAGGTTCCTGCAGGATTTCAGTGGTGAGGGGCTGCCTCAGCCCCTTATCCCTGTTTCTGCTTGGTGGGCTCTGATCTAACAActgttctggatttttttgaAGCCCTATCAGAAGGAAACACAAACCCCAAGGTTGATTGCAGATTTCTTTGCAGGGAAGCAGATGGAGCTCCAGGGACTCTTTTACAGATAAAAAAACactggagaaggagggaggaatgCACTGAACAGATTAAAAactctctatttttttaaaagaagcgTGGAATGACACCTGGATTTCTCCATGGACAGCACCACAAGAGGGAGACTCACTCCTGCAGCAGGCCTGGCAGtgcccttggcacagctgctgtcccaCTCCACCCCGAGTTTTGGCTCCAAATCCCTGCCTCCCCACCTTTCCCCCCccctgctgaggagcccagtgagagtaacaaaattatttatttcattccCTCCTGGGGCAAAGCTCAGCTCTGTccagaaaaggtaaaaaaacctctggagttggcaggagcagcagatacaggtgctgtggggagggaagtcccaggagctgggtgaACTGCACCAGGTCCTTTGGTCAGGGCAGGGCTTTGAGCTTTTGGGGGTCCCTCCCTCTTTTTCAAATATCCTTGATgacctcctccagctcctcttttGTGTACATGTGGAATTTCATGCCAGGCTCCACCGTGGCAAGCTGCAAGAGAAGGAACAAGGGGTTAAGAGtggctgaggagagcagggagcagctgttCCTTCTCCTGatctgccaggccagcaggatCATTCCAGCCCAGAACACGCTCCATGATGCCCTAAAATAGCTGCCTCCTGCTCAAATAGCTTTGAATTGACTCAGCCTCCtcaagaggagcagcagcagggaattttAGTGGGAACTGCTCCCACTCAATGGGGGAAAAGCCATCAAAAACCTCCCAGGAGAGAATTCCTGCCTCTGCAAAGGattctgctcctccaggaacCAAGGGGACAAATCCTGTCTGGGAGCTGAGGGGGctcagggaaactgaggcagaggtCTCTAAGGGAAagagggacagcacagagccagggcagacAGCAGAAAcattccagaggcagcagcagggatgagggATACTTGAATGAGAGGAGGAGCCTGGAGGAGAAACGTGAGCAGAAATATTCACAGCTGGCTCAGGGATGGGAGCCCAAAACAGGGACAGCTGTgccagagagagctgggatggcCTGGAATGAGCTGGGGTATCCCATAATAGgttgggatggggcagggacatggctgggatgggcacaggacagggctgggctgcccctgAACTCACAGGCATTGGGAGTGTCAAACATGGTTTGACTCTCCATGATCAAAGTGTATGGATGCAACCAAAAACCTGAAGGAAAGTTCTGGAGCATCCCAGCAGATCTCAGAGCTCTTCTGAGGTGACTTTTCACAAACTCCCCCTTCACCAGCACAAGGGAACacctgagccagggcagggaggtaCCACGAGGTGTTTTCCCCCCACTcagcctgagagctgctgccagcccaggttTCACCCAGAACTCTCAGACAAGGTGGAGACACTTGGAGATGCCCCTTCAGCCCCTCCAGTCATGGAgtagtttgggctggaagggaccttaaggcccatccagtgccacccctgccatggcagggacacctcccactgtcccaggctgctcccagccctgtccagcctggcctggggatccaggggcagccccagctgctctgggcaccaaACCACCTGTGCAGGGACTGCACTGATCCTGAGCCCAACCAGACTCAACAAGAGCCAGATTTATGCACCAAAACCAGCtctaaatactgaaaaaaacctttatgAACACTAAAACCAGCAGAGACACAAATTCCTGTGCTTTTCACACCTCCTCAAACCTGTCCCTCACCTTCTGCCTACCAAAGCTTCACCATTCCCTGACAGGCTTCACAGGGAAGTCATTAATCCAAAATTGTGAAGTCCTTTCAGGGTCCTGACCTTTGCCACCAATGGATTTAACTCTTCCACAGCCACACTCTCCCTATTCTTTGTTCCTAGATGGAAAATGCCACAGCAGCATGGCCAGAGCCAAGAAATGGGAGAGGCACATACTTCTAGGAAGCAAAGAGCTCTTCAGGTGGCAGATTTTCAGCCAGGGGGTGCCTTGAGTCAATAGAAACCATTTAATCCTCAGCACATTCCTGCTGTCCTTCCCCCCTGCACCATTCCACCCCACTCCAGGGCCGTGCCAAGCACAGTTAAGCCCTGTTAAACAGGGACATGACATCAGGATACTGTACACATTCCTCTGCCTGCACtgtaccaggaaaaaaatgtatggCCAAGGGCTGGAAGAGCACCTGGGAAGGGGATTCCAGCCACATGGCATGATTTTGGGACACAGTATCCAAATTCCCACCTGCTGTTGGCCTTCCCCTCCAAAGGAAGCTGCTGAATCCCACCAAAGGTCCCCCCACAGCAACATTTAATACAAAAATGGGGTGAGTACCTTGGGGCTGTTTGGGAAAAGGTTTCCCAGCActcagagggaaggaaggggaggagagagcagctcaggagctggaaTGCCACACTTTGGAAAGGCCTGGTGTCTCATAACCCACCCGAAATAGAAGCAAACTCTATACACCAGCCTGGCTTCTCATCTCCCAGTTACCCCACCCAGTGCAGAGGGTTTGTACCTTTCCCACCCAAAAAGGAgcctgtggagcagctctgggggtctGTGGGTactgcctgcccccagggctccaggggcacaGCCATTCCTACAGGATCCTTGCTGCTCCCACTGTCCAAGGGATTTTTGGCACTGCCCCAGGACTAATAtagcagcccaggagctgggtaattttcattccttctaATATTACAAGCAGCAAGGCAAAAAAGAATGGCTAGATGCAGAAGAACAAGCAGTCTGGGTGGTATGTTGGGTTCTGCTGACTGGAGAAGGTCAAAGAatcccttctgctcctcctggatctgtcactgtcatattttctgaaaaatcctctttgcccaggattcttctcctgggaagctgagaagcctcagagagaaatgaaaacaataatgatctgattgcttctcctgtgtttgctgctttggaatgtggtctggagattgtttatcaactggtcattgtttgattggtttcatgtgaattgtttttaattaatgaccaatcaccatcagtTGTGTCAGACTGAGGAGTCAgccacaagttttcattatcattcttcttaagctttctgtctgtatcctttctctttctttagtatagcttTAATATcacattctttaatataatatcataaaataatagattagccttctaagaacatggagtcagattcatctcTTCACCTCATCCTGGGAACCCTGCAAATAGCACATGGATCAGCCATGAAAACAGACCAGGCTCTGCACCTCTGCAGGGGAAAAGCTTCAACTTTTCCAAAATGCCCCACAGGATGTGATGAAAAGGGCAGGAACACCTGCAGGACTTGGCTCAGgaagccctgagctgctcccttcCTTGCTCCAGTGACAATTCTGACTCCAGCAGGACTTACCTCGATGTTGGTGGCATTTAGCTTCTCCTCCATGACCTGTTTCAGGATGACCAGGGAAGATTTGATGGCTTCCTTTAGTGTCATGGACTGCAAAACAAATGGCTCATGGATGACAagctgcaggctcagcacctggcccctctccctcccctctcccaaaTCCCTTGAGCCAGGCAGCCAAAGGAGCAGCTTAGCAAGGGatctgcagcatccctgggagactggagcaggcagggcagggatatGCACAGGGACAGTGAAATCCTGCCTTTCTCAGATTTAAAAATGGTTCATTTGGACACATAAAGCTGGTTAATCTTCAAATGGTACATTTGGGAAAGGAGAGGCTGTTTCTCTTCACCAATTTCCTCCCAAAAAGCCAGATTGCCTCTAGGCAGAAGCCTCCATGCTGCATTTAATCTGATAAATCCTAGGCATCCCTAGAGCCAGAGGgatgtgcagcacagctgtgtttcAGTAACTTTGCACTTGAAAAAGGGTTGACAATCCAGGGAGTCCAGATTTGGGTAATTTGGAGAGTTCTAGTGAACAAATGAGTCTTCCCAGCCACCATCACTAATAGTGCTTTTCATCAGGGTTTGGTTTCTTACCACCCAAAATGGGCAACTCCCTcctcatggggaaaaaaaattccgATTTAATATCAAACATGACCAGAACTTCCTGCACAAAAGCTGTTCCCTTTCTGaaggtgctgctgtgagctcagGATGCTTCCAGCTGTATCCACACAGAGCCCGATGCtgacagcagcacccagagctcagTTTATATTTATAGAGAACTTCCTGACATTGCCCTAATTATCTcccaggcagagagcagctgctgggagcagctctcagTTGTAGAGATGCTCAGCACCTACTCACAGGATCCTCTGCTCAGGAGTgatcctgccctgagcagctcaggcccctcctctccagcccagTCCTAAATCCTCACTGGGGAGGGAATGAGGGGGTCCTGTGGTGAAGTACCCCAGGCCCAGGAGAGGTGACCCCCAGCCCCAAGTGCAGCCCTTACCTTGTGGTAAacctcctgcagggagctctgggctccctctgAGGCGGAGCCGATGGCTCTGGCATCGCACTGCACGAACGTCCCCGACGGATCCATGTGGaacctgtggggacagggggtgaCTGCCTgcaccccatcccaccccagggcATCCCAAGGACTCTCCCACCAGtcccccagagctccctgcactgGGATTCCTCCCCAAGAGCTCCTGGACTGGCAGCTTCCACACTCTAACACTGCCCTCTTTGCTCAGACAACTGTTTCCCTTTGAATTTCCCACCttatactaatttttttttaaataaattcagcaagtttttttccctgctggaaggCAGACCTGACTGGTCTGGCTCTGCCAAGCCTTTCCCACTTCCAGTGGGGCCATTTGAAGTGCTGAGTTCAGGTTACAGCTGCTCCAACACCTCCCCAAGGAATGTCACATGGATTATGTTACTGGTGGCTCTGCCGGTCCTTTAGGGAAAGGTAAGAATACACTGAAGATGAGGAGAGCTTTAAcacttccctcctccccaggaaaccacatttctaattaaaaaaggCAATGGTTTGGGGCAGATATGATGATTTTCCATGCCAagcaggcagggctctggaaaGGGTTTAACAGGATTAACAAACATATCAGGGACATAATGGGATAAACCCCAAGGGGTTGATTTAAGGAAAATTCCAGAATCGAGTCCTTAAAACAGCCTGGGAATTTTGCAGTGGAGGTTTGGTCTTTCCCATGAATTAGGAGAGCAGAACTCACAGCTGGGGTCCTTTCTCATCCACCCCTCCGAAGAGCAGAGCGACACCAAACGGGCGGGACTGCAGGACAGAGGAGGGAATGGGTCAGACATGGGGGACAGGAGAGTTCCCCAGCACCCCCCAATCCCCCCAGTCCCACCATGGCTCCTGGGTCAGCATCTTCCTCCCCAAACTGCAGGGCCAGGTTAGACACAGCCTGTGTCACACTCTCCACTGTCATGGTCTCGTTGTAGGTGAACCAGTGattctgcaggaaaatccaAATCAAGATTCCCATTAGTCCCATGTGCCCAAAATATGGCACCCCTGCATGGCTGAGGTGGGGGACACAAGGACAACTTCCCAGTGGAACCCAGGGAACAGCCAGTTCCCTCATGGAAGCATCAGGGAGAGTGGGATGTACAAAACTCCACAGGAAATTGGATACCAAGGCTTGGGATGCCAATAGGGAAATGCAAAGCTGAAGGACTTTATCCAAATATCAGCTTTGGAAGGAATGTAAGCTCTTGAAGGAATGGAAGCTCTCCAGAGGGTGGAAAAGTGCTGATATGCAGGAGAAAACCCCAGGAAAATcctttgcagcagcacagatttgTACCCAGGACCTCCAAGCACCTGAGGCATCCAGGAAATGTAAGgggataaaaagaaaacaaatatatcCAATATTTTGCCAGGTCAGCCCCTACACTCCCAACAAGCCTCCAGCTTCCCATCAGCTTCTTTGATGGAATGATCTTCCCTTTGCCAAGACTTTTAAGGAGTTCCTGGGATTTGTGCTGCTAATTTAAGAACAGAGATGTCAGATCTTACCTGAGTCTCCACTCTGGCCTTGTCAATTAAAGTCTTTGCATCAGCTATTAGGCCACTCATGGCACACCCTGGAAGGGAAAGGGCAACCAGGAATTATTTGGGATGTGTTTTCCCCCAGAATGCCCAAGGCCCATGTAAAACtcaaagggctgcagggaggagctggtcTCTGAGTGGGAAGGTGGGGAAGAGAtttgtccccctgtgctgggcactgctgaggccacacctgcaatccTGGGAATAGTTTTGGGTTTCTCACAAGAAGGACaatgaggagctggagcatgtACAGAgagggcaacagagctggggaaggggctgagggagctggaaaggggctcagcctggagcaaaggaggctcaggggggaccttctggctctgcacaactcctggctggaggggacagcctgggggtcaggctgtgctccagggaacagggacaggagagggaacagcctcaggctgggccagggcaggttCAGGTCAGAtcttacattattttttccatggaaagcaTGGtcagaccctggcacaggctgccctgtgaacagtgctggagtccccatccctggaagggttcaaaAAGTGAGGATGTGGCACTTTGGGACATGgatcagtggtggccttgggatggttggactccatgatcttagagggcttttccagcctcaaggACTCCGTGGGATTGAATCAGATTTGCTCCAGAACAACCTGCTGGGAAGGGCCCTGGCTGCCCcacaggcagaggctgcaggaatcccagcacagatcccactCTGGGAGGAGGGGACTGCATCACAAGCTCCTGGGAGGAGGAAATTGGACTCTTGGAGCTCCTCCCATGCCCATGGAGCAGCAACACAGGAATTTTGGAGGTTTCCTGCCCTTCAGGGTGAGATATTTGGTCATGAGCCCATTgtgggctgctcagggcatgGGTGGCATCAGTGATCCTGGAGAAACTGGCCCCAGCCAGGCCCACCACAACTCTCTGCCCTCCCAGAGCTAAATTTGGGATGAGCTTCCATGAGGAAGGCTACTGAGGCAGGGGGATAGAGCTTCAGCTGTCTCCTTCTGCTTCCTGGAGCTTCCTTCTGCTGGCTTGGAGCCTGCAAAACCAGTGACCAGGAGCTGGTGTGCACTGGGAGGGATGAGCCTTtctggcagggagggctcatCCCAACACACAGCTCCCCAAATCGCCAGGGGATGGACTCTTCTCTTAAATAATTCACAATTTTAGGGGTGATCTGATGCAGAGGGATCCCCAGGGATGAATCCCTCCTCCATACCAATGTGGGAGTCGATCTCCACAATCTTCTCAATGCTGCTGGGCTCCATCAGGGGGGATGTGATCCTCTTCTCCACAGCCAGGCAAACTCCCTCTGAGGTCTGGATCCCAATGGCTGTGGAGCCAAGCTGCAAAACACCACCACAGACTCCAGCTCACACACATATCACTGCTAATTCTGACTTATGTGTTGGTTTGGATTCAATTGTGTCACCCACACACAAACCCACTCTGGCTTGGCATGGTGGATTTTCAAGCTTATTCCCTGAAGTAGGAAATGGGGAAGGTGAAATCCATGGGATTCCCATGAGAACCCAGTGAATCCCACAAGGTCCCCcccaagcctccttttctccaggctgagcccctttcccagctccctcagcccctcctggtgctccagccccttccccagctgcacaTCCTTCAAGCAACAGCAGTTTGTGGAGCCTGGTGAGTGTAAAAGGCCCTGGGAATTCTCCTctgccagagagaaaagagagtttTAAACTCTTTTAAACCTTTAAGGGTGAGAGAACTTCCCACATCAGTACAAATCTCTCTGCAGTTCTGGCTTGGGCATGTGACTTTCCATAAACTCCTGTTCCCCCAGTCCCAGGCAGCAATTCCACCCCAGGACTGCAGGACACCTCAGTGTCACCAGGGCCAGAAGCACAGGGACAGATCCTAAGGGATCCTGGCAGCCCTTGTCTGGATCCTGCTGTGATCCCACCTTGATCCCATCAGGCCCTGCCTGGATCCCACCTCAATGGCACCAACCCTCACCTTGATTCTACCTTGATCCCACAAATCCCTGCCTTGATCCCAACAGCCCCTACTTTGATCCTACCTCAGGCACACCAAGAGCTGCCTGGATCCCACTTTCatcccaccagccctgccttgATCCCACCATGATCCTACCAAAGCTTTCTGAATCTTTCCAGCCCCTAATCTGGATCCCACCAGCCCTTACCTCAATCCTGTTTAATCCCATCAAATCCCACACTGGTCCTACCTTAACCCCACCAACTCCTAAACTCAATCCAGCCTTGATCCCACCACCAATTACCTCCATCCCACCTTgatcccagcagccctgcctggatcccagcctgctcccagcactcccagctctcccacacCAGGGAAtttcctggcagagctgtctcagctgcagtgtggaaTGCTTCCTCTCAACATCCACTTCTAGACATGGGGTTTAATTTTAAGCCCAAGATACCCTGGAAAGCTGCACCTACAGccacagggatggcaggagaTCTGTGTTAATTTATCAAGCTAGCATGGCCACCAACATCCCCCGGGGAGCTTTAATTCCGAAGTCCTTGCTACTTGTATTACCTTTTCTGTTACATTATTACTTTATTCCTCTTTTTAGTGCTCCAAGGAGCTAAAGGAACACAGGCAA
The Serinus canaria isolate serCan28SL12 chromosome 26, serCan2020, whole genome shotgun sequence genome window above contains:
- the PSMA5 gene encoding proteasome subunit alpha type-5, which gives rise to MFLTRSEYDRGVNTFSPEGRLFQVEYAIEAIKLGSTAIGIQTSEGVCLAVEKRITSPLMEPSSIEKIVEIDSHIGCAMSGLIADAKTLIDKARVETQNHWFTYNETMTVESVTQAVSNLALQFGEEDADPGAMSRPFGVALLFGGVDEKGPQLFHMDPSGTFVQCDARAIGSASEGAQSSLQEVYHKSMTLKEAIKSSLVILKQVMEEKLNATNIELATVEPGMKFHMYTKEELEEVIKDI